One window from the genome of Petrotoga sp. 9PW.55.5.1 encodes:
- a CDS encoding RIP metalloprotease, whose translation MTVLLSIIWFIIIISVIVVVHEFGHFIFAKAFKTKVEEFSIGFGPALFKISGKETTFRFNIIPLGGYVRLAGEEGIEEGYKNTDPSLFYNKKPYQKFLIAFAGPLFSFLLGYFIFVGIAGAYGFPEVIVERVGRDSVAEQAGLQPGDLIKKVNGDYVFNPAILEMEIISGKPLDLTVIRDNEELNVTLVPKLTNDRAIFILEDIENTQEYEIKYQQISTLNGEENIYQVMSRMTVGDPIEIEFKDGSILKGRLSQYTYYSPNYETGIVYSTFSNIVQKANGIFQNGDKIVEINGVTVNNGSDLQNVIYRIQLESDQIMFATSDKEVINEYKPFYGNSLNIVVERNVELVEINIREEEFLNFITQPGVLKSSYDNWHPRGIEALTAPIQWANNLISMTFRSFGQLFTGRLGADQIAGPVGAATIIGQAAMVGFDAILNLTALITISLGVFNLIPIPGLDGGRIVFSIYEMITRKRVSPKVEAVINTIGFLFLIFLMIFVTYNDIMRLF comes from the coding sequence ATGACGGTTTTACTTTCAATAATTTGGTTCATAATTATCATTTCAGTTATAGTAGTTGTGCACGAATTCGGACATTTTATCTTTGCAAAAGCTTTCAAAACAAAGGTTGAAGAATTTTCTATAGGATTTGGTCCCGCATTATTTAAAATAAGCGGTAAAGAAACAACTTTTAGGTTCAATATTATTCCGCTTGGTGGATATGTTAGGCTTGCAGGCGAAGAAGGGATTGAGGAAGGATATAAAAACACTGATCCCAGCTTGTTTTATAACAAAAAGCCTTACCAGAAATTTTTGATTGCTTTTGCTGGACCATTATTTTCTTTTTTATTGGGATATTTTATTTTTGTTGGTATAGCTGGGGCTTATGGATTTCCAGAAGTTATAGTTGAAAGAGTTGGAAGAGATAGCGTTGCAGAGCAAGCTGGACTTCAACCTGGAGATTTAATAAAAAAAGTTAATGGTGATTATGTATTTAATCCTGCCATTTTAGAAATGGAAATAATTTCTGGAAAACCTCTTGATCTTACTGTTATAAGAGATAACGAAGAGTTAAATGTCACATTGGTTCCAAAACTTACCAACGATAGGGCGATTTTTATACTGGAAGATATAGAAAATACTCAAGAGTATGAAATAAAGTATCAACAAATATCTACCTTAAACGGTGAAGAGAATATTTATCAAGTTATGTCAAGAATGACTGTCGGAGATCCTATAGAAATTGAATTTAAAGATGGAAGCATTTTAAAAGGAAGATTAAGCCAGTATACGTATTATTCTCCTAACTATGAAACCGGTATCGTTTATTCAACTTTTTCTAACATTGTTCAAAAAGCTAATGGTATTTTCCAAAATGGCGATAAGATTGTTGAAATAAATGGTGTTACAGTAAATAATGGGTCAGATCTGCAAAATGTGATTTATAGGATTCAATTGGAAAGTGATCAGATTATGTTCGCAACGTCAGATAAAGAAGTTATCAATGAGTATAAACCTTTTTACGGGAATTCATTGAACATTGTTGTAGAAAGAAATGTAGAACTTGTTGAAATTAATATAAGAGAAGAAGAATTTCTAAATTTTATAACTCAACCTGGTGTTTTAAAATCATCTTATGATAATTGGCATCCACGAGGTATTGAAGCTTTAACAGCACCCATTCAATGGGCGAATAATTTAATTTCTATGACTTTTAGATCATTTGGACAGTTATTCACAGGAAGATTGGGAGCTGATCAAATAGCAGGACCAGTAGGTGCAGCAACAATAATTGGACAGGCAGCAATGGTTGGATTTGATGCCATTTTGAATCTAACTGCATTAATAACTATTAGTTTGGGTGTTTTTAATTTGATACCAATCCCCGGATTGGACGGAGGAAGAATTGTATTTTCCATTTACGAAATGATTACTAGAAAAAGGGTAAGCCCAAAAGTTGAAGCTGTAATTAATACAATTGGATTTTTGTTTCTGATTTTTTTGATGATATTCGTTACTTATAATGATATAATGAGGCTCTTTTAA
- the ispG gene encoding flavodoxin-dependent (E)-4-hydroxy-3-methylbut-2-enyl-diphosphate synthase, with product MFSKNEVTVGNIKIGGDHHIVIQSMTNTDTIDVQKTVSQIIELKQAGAEIVRVSVRKKQDLEPFGEIVKRVDVPIVADIHFDYRLAVQSIKNGASKVRINPGNIGSEEKIREIVKVAKDYKIPIRVGANSGSIAKEYQNLPIYKALAESALKEVRLLEKEGFFDIVVSVKSTNAKENFLANQYISQRIPYPLHIGVTEAGVYEDAIILSSAGLGSLLLNDIGDTIRVSVSGNPVKEVQIAKDLLISLGLKEGIKIIACPTCARSEINVESWAYQVKNWIKERNIVKNLSIAVMGCVVNGPGEARHSDIAIVGTKNTSAAIFLKGKLYGTYKKEEIKEVLSELINDLN from the coding sequence ATGTTTTCGAAGAATGAGGTAACTGTTGGAAATATAAAGATTGGTGGAGATCACCATATTGTTATTCAGAGTATGACTAACACTGATACTATAGATGTTCAAAAGACTGTTTCTCAAATAATAGAGTTAAAGCAAGCTGGAGCAGAGATTGTAAGAGTTTCTGTAAGAAAAAAACAAGATCTAGAACCTTTTGGTGAAATTGTTAAAAGAGTAGATGTTCCAATAGTCGCTGATATACATTTTGATTATAGATTAGCTGTTCAATCTATTAAGAATGGTGCATCAAAGGTTCGGATTAACCCTGGTAATATTGGTTCTGAAGAAAAAATCCGAGAAATAGTTAAAGTTGCTAAAGATTATAAGATTCCTATAAGAGTGGGGGCAAACTCTGGATCAATTGCAAAGGAATATCAAAATCTTCCAATTTATAAAGCATTAGCTGAAAGTGCTTTGAAAGAAGTTCGACTCCTTGAAAAAGAAGGGTTCTTTGATATAGTGGTTTCTGTTAAGTCTACCAATGCGAAAGAAAATTTTCTTGCAAACCAATATATCTCACAAAGGATCCCATATCCTTTGCATATAGGCGTTACTGAGGCAGGAGTTTATGAAGATGCTATAATACTTTCTTCTGCTGGATTGGGATCGCTACTTCTTAACGATATCGGAGATACAATAAGGGTTTCAGTAAGTGGTAATCCAGTGAAAGAAGTTCAAATAGCTAAAGATTTACTTATTTCTTTAGGTTTAAAAGAAGGAATAAAAATTATTGCTTGTCCAACATGTGCTCGAAGTGAAATTAATGTTGAAAGCTGGGCTTACCAGGTTAAAAACTGGATCAAAGAGAGAAATATTGTTAAAAACCTCAGTATAGCAGTTATGGGTTGTGTTGTTAATGGACCTGGAGAAGCAAGGCATTCAGATATTGCGATAGTTGGTACTAAAAATACTTCTGCTGCCATATTTTTAAAAGGGAAGTTATATGGAACTTATAAAAAAGAAGAAATCAAAGAAGTCCTTTCAGAACTCATTAATGATCTAAATTAA
- a CDS encoding YaaR family protein encodes MEIDPINNKKAEKELKKKKIKKSKISNSTVSETQAKEGFFDVLLDAEANISEKELKLLIDNVLEVGNRFVKSPTSSNLKDYKGAIKNFLKRLEKHWYIIKNDVDFRSATPKLHMVAQIVDQKLKDLTDLMLKREKNTLMYASKIEEINGLILDLYK; translated from the coding sequence ATGGAAATAGACCCAATAAATAATAAAAAGGCTGAAAAAGAATTAAAAAAAAAGAAGATTAAAAAATCAAAAATAAGTAATTCTACTGTTTCAGAAACCCAAGCAAAAGAAGGATTTTTTGATGTTTTACTAGATGCTGAAGCAAACATTTCTGAGAAAGAGCTTAAGTTGCTAATAGACAATGTGTTAGAAGTCGGAAACAGATTTGTAAAATCTCCTACTTCTTCTAATTTGAAGGATTATAAAGGAGCAATCAAAAATTTTCTAAAAAGATTAGAAAAGCATTGGTATATAATTAAAAATGATGTAGATTTTAGAAGTGCTACTCCTAAATTACATATGGTTGCACAGATAGTGGACCAAAAATTGAAAGATTTAACAGATTTGATGTTGAAACGCGAGAAAAATACTCTAATGTATGCATCTAAAATAGAAGAAATAAATGGACTGATTTTAGATCTATATAAGTAA
- a CDS encoding regulatory iron-sulfur-containing complex subunit RicT, with amino-acid sequence MIDLKAEVYGVELEKLGNIYYYTYMGIEKIKLLERVLVQTENGIEVGRVVLGPVTMNFEEIEYEPKAIVRKVSREDEEVIRENQEKAKEVTEYSKSLAQELNLKMKILHSNFTFDKSKLVIYFGSDIRVDFRELVKLLAKKYKTRIELKQVGARDEVKMMGSIGLCGQIACCSRFLRDFSSIKMELAKTQQMMINTAKISGRCGKLLCCLKYENQFYEEVLKNVPNENTMIEYEGVPAKVVTVNVFLKEVTLQVIEENQPILVKVPFSYFNNNA; translated from the coding sequence TTGATAGATTTAAAAGCTGAAGTGTATGGTGTGGAACTAGAAAAATTGGGAAATATTTACTATTATACTTATATGGGGATAGAAAAGATTAAATTGTTAGAACGGGTTTTAGTTCAAACTGAAAATGGCATTGAAGTAGGGAGGGTTGTACTTGGACCAGTTACTATGAATTTTGAAGAAATTGAGTATGAACCAAAAGCTATAGTTAGGAAAGTTAGTAGGGAAGATGAGGAGGTTATAAGGGAAAATCAAGAAAAGGCTAAGGAAGTAACTGAATACTCTAAAAGTTTAGCTCAGGAATTAAATCTTAAAATGAAGATTTTGCATTCAAATTTCACTTTTGATAAATCAAAATTGGTTATATATTTTGGCTCTGATATTAGGGTAGATTTTAGAGAGTTAGTTAAACTTTTGGCTAAGAAGTACAAAACAAGAATTGAATTAAAACAAGTTGGAGCAAGAGACGAAGTTAAGATGATGGGATCAATAGGTTTATGTGGACAAATAGCTTGTTGTTCTAGATTTTTGCGAGATTTTTCTTCAATTAAAATGGAACTGGCAAAAACTCAACAGATGATGATAAACACCGCCAAAATTTCGGGAAGATGTGGAAAATTACTATGCTGTTTAAAATATGAAAATCAATTTTATGAAGAGGTTTTAAAAAACGTTCCCAATGAAAACACCATGATAGAATACGAAGGAGTTCCTGCGAAGGTGGTTACAGTAAACGTATTTCTCAAAGAAGTAACTTTACAAGTTATTGAAGAAAACCAACCAATACTGGTTAAAGTACCCTTTTCATATTTCAACAACAATGCTTAA
- a CDS encoding DUF2905 domain-containing protein, with translation MKPISAILITVGIVLVILGLMLAFNFKLGRLPGDILIKRENVVIYIPITTMLIISGIITLISFIIRRFF, from the coding sequence ATGAAACCAATTTCTGCTATATTAATAACTGTCGGAATTGTTTTAGTAATATTAGGATTGATGTTAGCTTTTAATTTTAAATTAGGCCGTTTACCCGGTGATATTTTGATTAAAAGAGAAAATGTAGTTATCTATATACCGATAACCACTATGCTTATTATAAGTGGAATTATCACTTTGATATCGTTTATCATAAGAAGATTTTTTTAA
- a CDS encoding transketolase, which produces MKKSLKELKELSVLARGDILKMTTVASSGHPAGSMSSIDMYLSVLNRANIFPEDPFNPDRDRLVVSHGHTSPGFYAALGRMGFLNTEELITGFRHAGSIFEGHVTRGIPGVEWSTGNLGQGLSAGVGMALAAKMRNKDYKVYVFSSDGESPKGQLAEARRTARKEDLNNLIVLVDYNDIQISGRARDILSVNIVGEYKAAGWNVIEIEGHDFNQINKALEVAENQKIGPTVIVAKTIIGKGVSFMENTPTYHGKALSLEQLDKALKELGLENDVEKYIEKRKKLSLKREKFSYANIDLDVDTGKPKIYNKGEKVANRNAFGNAIADIAGLNKDKFPVAAVDCDLKPSVKLEKFEKVNPEGYVQIGIQEHNAATIAGAMSVSGVLTFFVDFGVFGLDETFNQQRLNDVNHANLKTVVTHCGTDVGEDGKTHHEVNYIGLIRSLYNTKLIVPCDANQTDKAVRYAAKTPGNIVIALGRSNLPILLNEDDDVFYDENYEFTYGKLDIFRKGQELTIFTYGSFTHLAVKAADKLKEEGINITVVGVPTPLEFDINQVKEYVDGKIVLTLEDHNVENGLSNELSKGFIKNGLQPSYFEPMGLKDYAPSGTIDDLLKINGFDVESLVNKMKGLIEKK; this is translated from the coding sequence TTGAAAAAAAGTTTAAAAGAGTTGAAAGAACTATCCGTTTTAGCAAGAGGCGATATATTAAAAATGACAACAGTTGCAAGCTCAGGCCATCCGGCTGGATCGATGTCTTCAATAGATATGTATCTTTCTGTATTAAACAGGGCAAATATATTTCCTGAAGATCCTTTTAATCCTGATAGAGACAGGTTGGTAGTAAGTCATGGTCATACCTCACCTGGGTTTTATGCAGCGCTTGGAAGGATGGGATTTTTGAATACAGAAGAATTAATTACTGGGTTTAGACATGCAGGAAGTATCTTTGAAGGACATGTTACTCGTGGGATTCCTGGGGTAGAATGGTCGACTGGGAATTTAGGTCAAGGTTTATCCGCTGGTGTTGGTATGGCGCTAGCTGCTAAGATGAGAAACAAGGACTATAAGGTGTATGTATTTTCAAGTGACGGGGAAAGTCCAAAAGGGCAATTAGCAGAAGCAAGAAGAACAGCAAGAAAAGAAGATTTAAATAATTTGATAGTATTAGTTGATTACAACGATATACAAATATCTGGAAGGGCAAGGGATATACTATCAGTAAACATAGTAGGAGAGTACAAAGCCGCTGGGTGGAATGTTATAGAGATAGAGGGACATGATTTCAATCAGATAAACAAAGCTCTTGAAGTAGCTGAAAATCAAAAGATTGGACCAACAGTTATAGTTGCAAAAACAATAATAGGTAAAGGTGTATCTTTTATGGAAAACACACCAACTTACCATGGTAAGGCTCTAAGTTTAGAACAATTAGACAAAGCTTTAAAAGAATTAGGGTTGGAAAATGATGTAGAAAAGTATATCGAAAAAAGGAAAAAGTTATCTTTAAAAAGAGAAAAATTTTCATATGCCAATATCGACTTAGATGTAGATACAGGTAAACCAAAGATATATAATAAAGGAGAAAAGGTTGCGAACCGTAATGCATTTGGTAATGCTATTGCAGATATTGCTGGACTAAATAAAGACAAATTTCCAGTTGCAGCTGTAGATTGTGATTTAAAACCATCAGTTAAACTTGAAAAATTTGAAAAAGTTAACCCCGAAGGATACGTACAAATTGGAATTCAAGAACACAACGCAGCAACTATTGCTGGAGCTATGTCTGTTAGTGGAGTGTTGACATTCTTTGTAGATTTTGGGGTATTTGGGCTAGATGAAACATTCAATCAGCAAAGATTAAATGATGTAAACCACGCAAACTTAAAAACAGTGGTAACTCATTGTGGAACTGATGTAGGAGAAGACGGTAAAACACATCATGAAGTTAATTACATAGGACTCATCAGAAGTTTGTACAACACAAAATTAATAGTACCATGTGATGCCAATCAAACAGATAAAGCAGTAAGATATGCGGCAAAAACACCTGGAAACATTGTAATAGCTTTAGGAAGATCTAACTTGCCCATTTTATTAAACGAAGATGATGATGTTTTTTACGATGAAAATTATGAATTCACTTATGGTAAATTAGATATCTTTAGAAAAGGGCAAGAACTAACAATATTCACATACGGAAGCTTCACACATCTAGCTGTAAAAGCTGCGGATAAACTAAAAGAAGAAGGAATAAATATAACCGTTGTAGGTGTTCCTACCCCCTTAGAGTTTGATATAAACCAAGTGAAAGAATATGTAGATGGAAAGATAGTATTGACTTTAGAAGATCACAACGTTGAAAATGGATTATCAAACGAATTATCAAAGGGGTTTATAAAAAATGGTCTGCAGCCATCATACTTTGAACCTATGGGTTTGAAGGATTATGCACCATCAGGAACTATAGACGATTTATTGAAAATAAACGGATTTGATGTAGAATCTTTGGTAAATAAGATGAAAGGATTAATCGAAAAGAAATGA
- the rnc gene encoding ribonuclease III, translated as MKNKNELQLTDEEIFVLKKIKKKLNLPECINDNILFVSLCHKSYVFESDNVQRKLEPNERLEFLGDSVLELVISEFLYKNYTLSEGEMSKVRAIIGSEPILADIARKIGLNNFIFLGKGEDKQGGRDKNSILSDALEAIYACMYLSCGYSKVRSYILNYLKEYVDDAVEGNLFLDYKTKLQELTQEKNKKLPEYILLKASGPSHLRKYKVAVKLEEQVLGIGEGFSKKIAEQLAAKSACEKFLKENNQGEKNERKKD; from the coding sequence ATGAAAAACAAAAATGAGTTGCAGTTAACGGATGAAGAAATTTTTGTTCTTAAAAAAATAAAAAAAAAGTTAAATTTACCTGAATGTATCAATGATAATATTTTATTTGTATCTTTATGTCATAAATCATATGTCTTTGAAAGTGATAATGTCCAAAGAAAATTGGAACCAAATGAGAGGTTAGAGTTTCTCGGAGATTCCGTTCTTGAGTTAGTGATCTCCGAGTTTCTTTATAAGAATTATACTCTTTCAGAAGGAGAAATGTCTAAAGTTAGAGCAATTATTGGTAGTGAACCTATTTTAGCTGATATCGCTAGAAAGATTGGTCTCAATAATTTTATCTTCCTCGGAAAGGGTGAAGATAAACAAGGTGGACGCGATAAAAATTCTATTTTATCAGATGCATTAGAAGCTATTTATGCTTGTATGTATTTAAGCTGCGGCTATTCAAAGGTGAGATCGTATATATTGAATTATTTGAAAGAGTATGTTGACGATGCCGTAGAAGGGAATCTTTTTCTTGATTATAAAACAAAATTACAGGAGTTAACTCAAGAAAAAAACAAAAAGTTGCCTGAATATATTTTATTAAAGGCTTCTGGCCCTTCACATTTAAGAAAGTATAAAGTTGCTGTTAAGCTTGAAGAACAAGTGCTTGGAATTGGAGAAGGTTTTTCAAAAAAAATCGCGGAACAGTTAGCTGCCAAGAGTGCATGTGAAAAGTTTTTGAAAGAAAATAATCAAGGTGAAAAAAATGAAAGGAAAAAAGATTGA
- a CDS encoding radical SAM protein produces the protein MKLLKTSSVSLTGEYCALNCKHCGRHYLKNMANINEIEDIAKNGYTSFLISGGLMPDGKIPFAAFKDKLKYLKKEYNLRYNFHTGFVDEEDLSVLKELSDVVSYDLVGDKETYYEVYGKGNFEKMWDSFFLLLENGIKVKPHVTLGLRKGVISHEREAIKSLKEVSDKIDEIIFLIFIPTKGTEYESYKPPKINEVVLFLENARKNFPETKLILGCMQPKGNYRKNIQEQLLGIVDKIVQPVLPTIKEAEKKGFEISYSYECCAL, from the coding sequence GTGAAGTTACTAAAAACTTCTTCGGTTAGTTTAACTGGTGAATATTGTGCTTTAAATTGCAAACATTGTGGTAGGCATTATTTAAAAAATATGGCTAATATCAACGAAATAGAAGATATAGCAAAAAATGGGTACACTTCATTTTTAATAAGTGGTGGATTAATGCCTGATGGAAAGATTCCTTTTGCTGCCTTTAAAGATAAATTAAAATATTTGAAAAAAGAGTATAATTTAAGGTATAACTTTCATACAGGTTTTGTAGATGAGGAAGATTTATCGGTTCTCAAAGAGCTTTCAGACGTTGTTTCATACGATCTAGTTGGAGATAAAGAAACCTACTATGAAGTTTATGGAAAAGGTAATTTTGAAAAGATGTGGGATTCGTTCTTTTTGCTGTTAGAAAATGGTATTAAAGTTAAACCTCACGTAACGCTCGGGCTAAGAAAGGGTGTCATTTCTCATGAGAGGGAAGCTATAAAAAGTTTAAAAGAGGTATCGGATAAGATAGATGAAATAATATTTCTTATTTTTATTCCAACGAAAGGTACAGAATATGAGTCTTATAAACCTCCTAAAATTAATGAAGTTGTTTTATTTTTGGAAAATGCTCGAAAAAATTTTCCAGAAACAAAATTAATTTTGGGATGTATGCAGCCAAAGGGTAATTATAGAAAAAATATACAAGAACAATTACTGGGTATAGTGGATAAAATAGTACAACCTGTTCTGCCAACTATAAAAGAAGCAGAAAAAAAAGGTTTTGAAATTTCTTATTCATATGAATGTTGTGCATTATAA
- a CDS encoding radical SAM protein produces the protein MKISEYVLYPGEEPVLKGENGAGGVFFSNCTMRCIYCQNFNFSQLGHGKIISNVQLGEIFLKLQFDMKAANLDLVTATPYLPFIFDALIYAIEHGFTLPIVWNTSSYEKLETLRILEDVVDIYLADIRYTSNIIGKRYSGVKDYWIQAQLAIKEMYRQVGDNFILDDTGALKRGMIVRILVLPNLINQSKEALRFLKYEISQNIHISLMDQYVPVYKAKKDDKLNRYLYKHEYDEVLDYFNELGFENGWMQKHKLKEIDSINNFSTIKV, from the coding sequence GTGAAAATATCGGAATATGTTTTGTATCCTGGAGAAGAACCAGTTTTAAAAGGTGAGAATGGAGCAGGTGGTGTTTTCTTTAGTAATTGTACAATGAGGTGTATTTACTGTCAAAACTTCAATTTTAGTCAATTAGGTCATGGGAAAATCATCTCTAATGTGCAATTGGGTGAAATTTTTTTAAAATTGCAATTCGATATGAAAGCTGCTAATTTAGATTTAGTAACCGCTACTCCATATTTACCATTTATCTTTGATGCACTAATATACGCAATAGAACACGGGTTTACTTTACCTATTGTTTGGAATACATCTTCATATGAAAAGTTAGAAACGCTGAGAATTTTGGAAGATGTTGTCGATATCTATCTTGCTGATATAAGGTACACGAGTAATATTATAGGAAAAAGATATTCGGGTGTGAAAGATTATTGGATTCAAGCTCAATTAGCAATAAAAGAAATGTACAGGCAGGTAGGAGATAATTTTATATTAGACGATACAGGGGCTTTAAAAAGGGGCATGATCGTTAGGATACTGGTCCTTCCGAACCTAATCAATCAGTCGAAAGAGGCTTTAAGGTTTTTAAAATATGAAATATCTCAAAACATTCACATTAGTTTGATGGATCAGTATGTTCCTGTATATAAAGCTAAAAAAGACGATAAACTAAATCGTTACTTATATAAACACGAATATGATGAAGTTTTAGATTACTTTAATGAATTAGGATTTGAAAATGGTTGGATGCAAAAGCATAAATTAAAAGAAATTGATTCTATCAATAATTTTTCTACTATTAAAGTTTAG
- a CDS encoding sigma-54-dependent Fis family transcriptional regulator: MTDADLMKSVLDQLQDGIMAIDERENIFYINDAACKILEVEKDKITNQNVVENVPNTRLHIVLRTGEAEYDKLQNLGNKVILTSRIPIKNEKNETIAVAAVFRDITTIQKLAEEITNLRELEALLTSIIDSTSDAISVADQEGRVFMVNRAYTKITGLTPREVMGKPATIDLAEGESLHIRCAREKKPIYNVRKRLATNKKEVIASVTPLFVKSEFKGSVAVIHDISEIQRLINELEATKRMLKKEKATYDFSDLVANSKAMKDVIAQANKVSEVDVDLLLVGEFGVGKEVLAQAIHNASKRKENPYLKLNFALIPKERQEDYLFGKNSYLVEANSGTLFLENIDLMDIEVQQKLLSFLKDKIFESDHHDFIPNVRLVFATTEDLKILVGLGKFSKELFYKISVVSILIPPLRERKDDIPELAHQLLHSLNQRYGRIVYGFTEDALEKLRNYSWPGNIRELENVIDRAMLAIDNSDPLVTSSHIPDLVEKSEEIKGTLKDMTEEFEKKIIIELLEVCHGNKTEVARKLGLTVRNLYYKLDRYGIK, translated from the coding sequence ATGACCGATGCAGATTTAATGAAATCTGTTTTAGATCAATTGCAAGATGGGATAATGGCTATAGATGAAAGAGAAAATATTTTTTATATCAATGATGCTGCGTGTAAAATTTTGGAAGTTGAAAAAGATAAAATTACAAATCAAAATGTAGTAGAGAATGTTCCAAATACAAGATTACATATTGTATTAAGAACTGGGGAAGCGGAATATGATAAATTACAAAATTTGGGGAATAAAGTAATATTAACGTCTCGCATCCCTATTAAAAACGAAAAGAATGAAACTATAGCAGTAGCGGCTGTTTTTCGTGATATCACTACTATACAAAAATTAGCCGAAGAAATAACTAATTTAAGAGAGTTGGAAGCATTATTGACCTCAATAATAGATTCAACTTCAGATGCTATTTCTGTGGCAGATCAAGAAGGAAGAGTTTTTATGGTTAACAGAGCCTACACCAAAATCACAGGTTTAACCCCTAGAGAGGTTATGGGGAAACCTGCTACTATAGACTTAGCAGAAGGCGAAAGTTTACATATACGTTGTGCCAGAGAGAAAAAACCCATCTACAATGTGAGAAAAAGATTAGCTACCAATAAAAAAGAGGTTATAGCAAGTGTTACACCTCTTTTTGTTAAGAGCGAATTTAAAGGTAGCGTAGCTGTAATCCACGATATATCAGAAATACAACGACTAATAAATGAATTAGAGGCAACAAAGAGAATGTTAAAAAAAGAAAAGGCTACCTACGATTTTAGTGATTTAGTTGCAAATTCTAAAGCTATGAAAGATGTTATTGCTCAGGCAAACAAAGTATCCGAGGTAGATGTAGATTTACTGCTTGTAGGTGAGTTTGGTGTAGGTAAAGAAGTGTTAGCTCAAGCTATTCACAACGCAAGCAAAAGAAAAGAAAATCCATATCTTAAACTTAACTTTGCTTTGATTCCTAAAGAAAGGCAAGAAGATTATCTTTTTGGTAAAAATAGCTATTTAGTTGAAGCTAATAGTGGAACATTGTTTCTAGAAAACATTGATCTAATGGATATAGAAGTTCAACAGAAACTGCTTTCTTTTCTTAAGGACAAAATTTTTGAAAGTGACCATCACGATTTCATTCCAAACGTTAGATTGGTTTTTGCAACTACAGAAGATTTAAAGATTCTTGTGGGTTTAGGGAAATTTTCAAAAGAATTATTTTACAAGATATCTGTGGTAAGTATTCTTATTCCCCCTCTTCGTGAAAGAAAAGATGACATTCCTGAACTTGCTCATCAACTTTTACATAGTTTAAATCAAAGGTATGGAAGAATTGTTTATGGATTCACTGAAGATGCACTTGAAAAACTTAGAAACTATTCTTGGCCAGGAAATATTAGAGAGTTAGAAAATGTAATTGATAGAGCCATGCTTGCTATTGATAACAGTGACCCGCTTGTTACTTCCTCACACATACCCGATTTAGTCGAAAAATCAGAAGAAATTAAAGGGACACTTAAAGATATGACAGAAGAATTTGAGAAAAAGATTATTATAGAACTTTTAGAAGTATGCCATGGAAACAAAACTGAGGTTGCAAGAAAATTAGGTTTAACAGTTAGAAATTTGTATTATAAGCTTGATAGGTACGGGATAAAATAA
- the fliJ gene encoding flagellar export protein FliJ has protein sequence MKFNFKLERLKDLKENFQDFARIELGKKIQERIKVEEEIKVMNSKIEIISRNFKSEIHDSIPIAKLTSLIEYRESLNEKLDNLYLELKKREIEEEIARNDYIEAKKEKDVLEKLKDKRYEEYKIQEKRLDIKELDEVARNAYHFNGGKKNGQN, from the coding sequence ATGAAATTTAATTTTAAACTTGAAAGGTTAAAAGATTTAAAAGAAAATTTTCAAGACTTTGCAAGGATTGAATTAGGGAAGAAAATTCAAGAAAGGATAAAAGTTGAAGAAGAAATTAAAGTAATGAATAGTAAGATTGAAATAATCTCAAGAAATTTTAAAAGTGAGATTCATGACTCTATCCCAATAGCAAAATTAACTAGTTTAATAGAATACAGAGAAAGTTTGAATGAAAAATTAGACAATCTTTACTTAGAGCTTAAAAAAAGAGAAATAGAAGAAGAAATAGCAAGAAATGATTATATCGAAGCAAAAAAAGAAAAAGATGTTCTTGAAAAGCTTAAAGATAAAAGATACGAAGAATACAAAATTCAAGAAAAAAGGCTAGATATCAAAGAACTTGATGAAGTAGCAAGAAATGCTTACCATTTCAATGGAGGTAAAAAAAATGGACAAAATTAA